A genomic region of Streptomyces sp. NBC_00247 contains the following coding sequences:
- the amaP gene encoding alkaline shock response membrane anchor protein AmaP has product MSAMLRTVNRVLLALAGLILVAVGGTVLATGLGAAVPSWFPWNGKSDVLLSDADRGRWRDESWWWPTVIAILAVLVVLALWWLLAQLRRARLATVLVDSGDGEGALLRGRALEGVLAAEAGGLDGVARAQAALTGRRTAPQARVRMQLEPHAVPAEALRGFSDEALAHARASAGLDELPAEVLLKAVKHRAERVT; this is encoded by the coding sequence ATGAGCGCCATGCTCCGCACGGTCAACCGGGTCCTGCTCGCCCTCGCCGGACTGATCCTCGTAGCCGTCGGCGGCACCGTGCTCGCCACCGGCCTCGGTGCCGCGGTGCCGTCCTGGTTCCCTTGGAACGGGAAGTCCGACGTGCTGCTCAGCGACGCGGACCGGGGCCGCTGGCGCGACGAGAGCTGGTGGTGGCCGACCGTCATCGCCATCCTCGCCGTGCTCGTCGTGCTCGCCCTGTGGTGGCTGCTCGCCCAGCTGCGGCGGGCCCGGCTCGCCACGGTACTGGTCGACAGCGGCGACGGCGAGGGGGCGCTGCTGCGGGGCCGGGCCCTGGAGGGCGTGCTCGCCGCGGAGGCGGGCGGCCTCGACGGAGTCGCCCGGGCCCAGGCCGCGCTGACCGGCCGCCGCACCGCCCCGCAGGCCCGCGTTCGCATGCAGCTGGAACCGCACGCCGTCCCGGCGGAGGCGCTCCGCGGCTTCTCCGACGAGGCGCTGGCCCACGCCCGCGCCTCGGCCGGGCTGGACGAGCTGCCGGCCGAGGTGCTGCTGAAGGCCGTCAAGCACCGCGCGGAACGCGTCACCTGA
- a CDS encoding SDR family oxidoreductase, translated as MDLGLKDRVYVVTGASRGLGNAAATALAADGAKVLITGRDEKSITAAAAALGPDALGVAADNGDPTAARTLLNAARERFGRLDGVLISVGGPPPGSAADNTDEQWQSAFESVFLGAVRLARAAAAELGEGGVIGFVLSGSVHEPIPGLTVSNGLRPGLAGFAKSLANDLGPRGIRVIGLLPSRIDTDRVRELDALSGDADAARTASEARIPLRRYGTPEEFGKTAAFLLSPAASYLTGIMLPVDGGARHGF; from the coding sequence ATGGATCTTGGACTGAAGGACCGCGTCTACGTCGTCACCGGGGCCAGCCGAGGGCTCGGCAACGCCGCGGCGACCGCTCTGGCGGCGGACGGCGCGAAGGTGCTCATCACCGGACGGGACGAGAAGAGCATCACGGCCGCCGCCGCCGCGCTCGGCCCCGACGCTCTCGGCGTCGCGGCCGACAACGGCGACCCGACCGCCGCCCGGACGCTGCTGAACGCGGCGAGGGAACGGTTCGGCCGGCTCGACGGCGTACTGATCAGCGTCGGCGGGCCGCCGCCGGGTTCCGCCGCCGACAACACCGACGAGCAGTGGCAGTCGGCCTTCGAGTCGGTCTTCCTCGGTGCGGTGCGCCTGGCCCGCGCGGCGGCGGCCGAACTCGGCGAAGGCGGGGTCATCGGCTTCGTGCTCTCCGGGTCGGTCCACGAGCCGATCCCCGGCCTGACCGTCTCCAACGGGCTGCGCCCCGGGCTGGCCGGTTTCGCCAAGTCCCTGGCGAACGACCTCGGGCCGCGCGGCATCCGGGTGATCGGCCTGCTGCCCTCCCGCATCGACACCGACCGGGTGCGCGAGCTCGACGCGCTCTCCGGCGACGCGGACGCGGCTCGCACCGCGAGCGAGGCCCGCATCCCGCTGCGCCGGTACGGCACGCCCGAGGAGTTCGGGAAGACCGCGGCCTTCCTGCTCTCCCCCGCCGCGTCCTACCTCACCGGCATCATGCTGCCGGTGGACGGCGGTGCCCGGCACGGGTTCTGA
- a CDS encoding Asp23/Gls24 family envelope stress response protein, whose protein sequence is MTPVTGPVPAAERGETRIADRVVAKIAAQAAREAIDEVPEDGSPPNASVTVHRDSARVHVSLELGYPSDIGRQCGAVRRQVAERVRTLAGMEVPEVAVRIERLHSAATGSSGQGRIR, encoded by the coding sequence GTGACCCCGGTGACCGGCCCGGTTCCCGCGGCGGAGCGCGGCGAGACCCGGATCGCCGACCGGGTCGTCGCGAAGATCGCGGCACAGGCCGCCCGGGAGGCGATCGACGAGGTCCCCGAGGACGGCTCACCGCCCAATGCCTCGGTCACCGTTCACCGGGACTCCGCGCGGGTACACGTCAGCCTGGAACTCGGTTACCCCAGCGACATCGGCCGCCAGTGCGGGGCCGTGCGCCGGCAGGTGGCCGAGCGGGTCAGGACGCTGGCGGGAATGGAGGTGCCCGAGGTGGCCGTACGGATCGAACGCCTGCACTCGGCGGCGACGGGTTCCTCGGGACAGGGGAGGATCCGGTGA
- a CDS encoding DUF6286 domain-containing protein: MSEPSYSDGPGGPDGPQHSTQRLPVVVPEPLGPERNASSSTYRSGPAAEEPVRGRAGRFWSARRVPAALLALVVLGASGLFLYDVAAVRADHPAMQWRRSLADGLAERSLDDVWVLTGAGIAAALGLWLLLIALTPGLRSLLTMSRRHHGVHAALDRTAAALVLRDRAQEVSGVQSVRVRSGRRKAAVRAVSHFRELGEVRADLESALTTAIAELGLAKPPKLSVRVHRAAKKG, encoded by the coding sequence GTGAGCGAGCCCTCGTACTCGGACGGCCCAGGCGGCCCGGACGGCCCCCAGCACAGCACGCAGCGGCTCCCCGTCGTCGTGCCGGAGCCGCTCGGCCCCGAACGGAACGCCTCCTCGTCCACGTACCGGTCCGGCCCCGCGGCGGAGGAACCGGTCCGCGGACGGGCCGGGCGCTTCTGGTCGGCCCGCCGCGTCCCCGCCGCACTCCTCGCGCTCGTGGTGCTCGGCGCCTCGGGGCTCTTCCTCTACGACGTGGCGGCCGTGCGCGCCGACCACCCGGCGATGCAGTGGCGGCGCTCACTCGCCGACGGCCTCGCCGAACGCTCCCTCGACGACGTCTGGGTGCTCACCGGCGCCGGGATCGCCGCCGCGCTCGGACTGTGGCTGCTCCTGATCGCCCTCACCCCGGGGCTGCGCTCCCTGCTGACGATGAGCCGCAGGCACCACGGGGTGCACGCGGCCCTCGACCGCACCGCGGCGGCCCTGGTCCTGCGCGACCGGGCCCAGGAGGTGTCCGGCGTGCAGTCCGTACGCGTCAGGTCGGGACGCCGCAAGGCCGCCGTACGGGCCGTCTCGCACTTCCGCGAACTCGGCGAGGTACGGGCCGACCTGGAGTCCGCGCTCACCACCGCCATCGCCGAACTCGGCCTCGCCAAGCCGCCGAAGCTTTCCGTGCGCGTCCACCGGGCCGCCAAGAAGGGATGA
- a CDS encoding helix-turn-helix domain-containing protein: MAETLKKGSRVTGVARDKLAADLKKKYDSGASIRALAEETGRSYGFVHRMLSESGVTLRGRGGATRGKKAASA; encoded by the coding sequence GTGGCCGAGACTCTGAAGAAGGGCAGCCGGGTTACCGGCGTCGCGCGCGACAAGCTCGCGGCAGACCTGAAGAAGAAGTACGACTCCGGTGCGAGCATCCGGGCGTTGGCCGAGGAAACCGGCCGCTCCTACGGATTCGTCCACCGGATGCTCAGTGAGTCCGGCGTGACCCTGCGGGGACGCGGCGGAGCGACACGCGGCAAGAAGGCCGCATCGGCCTGA
- a CDS encoding enoyl-CoA hydratase/isomerase family protein — protein MTSLDPLLDKDGVRLTVDDAVATVTLTNPAKRNAQSPALWRALTEAGRAVPGTVRVVVLRGEGKSFSAGLDRQAFAPEGFDGEPSFLDMARGPESGLDATIAEYQEAFTWWRRNDIVSIAAVQGHAIGAGFQLALACDLRIVADDVQFAMRETSLGLVPDLTGTHPLVHLVGYARALEMCATGRFVSAPEAERTGLANLVVPAGQLDAATQDLAAALLAAPRDAVTETKALLRGAISRTYEEQRAAERAAQGRRLRDLAGITD, from the coding sequence ATGACCTCGCTCGACCCGCTGCTCGACAAGGACGGCGTACGACTCACCGTCGATGACGCGGTCGCCACGGTGACCCTGACCAATCCGGCCAAGCGCAACGCTCAGTCTCCCGCTCTGTGGCGGGCGTTGACGGAGGCCGGGCGGGCAGTCCCCGGTACCGTGCGGGTCGTGGTGCTCCGCGGCGAAGGCAAGTCCTTCTCCGCGGGCCTCGACCGGCAGGCGTTCGCTCCCGAGGGCTTCGACGGTGAGCCCTCCTTTCTCGACATGGCGCGCGGACCCGAGTCCGGGCTCGACGCGACCATCGCCGAGTACCAGGAGGCGTTCACCTGGTGGCGGCGGAACGACATCGTGTCGATCGCGGCCGTCCAGGGCCACGCCATCGGGGCGGGCTTCCAGCTCGCCCTCGCCTGCGATCTGCGGATCGTCGCCGACGACGTGCAGTTCGCCATGCGGGAGACCAGCCTCGGGCTCGTCCCCGACCTCACGGGCACCCACCCCCTGGTGCACCTCGTGGGGTACGCCCGCGCGCTGGAGATGTGTGCCACCGGCCGCTTCGTGTCGGCCCCGGAAGCCGAGCGTACGGGCCTCGCCAACCTCGTCGTCCCCGCCGGCCAGCTCGACGCCGCGACCCAGGACCTGGCCGCCGCCCTGCTGGCCGCGCCGCGTGACGCCGTGACCGAGACCAAGGCGCTGCTGCGCGGCGCGATCTCACGCACGTACGAGGAGCAGCGCGCCGCCGAGCGAGCCGCCCAGGGCCGCCGACTGCGCGACCTGGCGGGCATCACCGACTGA
- a CDS encoding ABC-F family ATP-binding cassette domain-containing protein — protein sequence MITASGIELRAGARVLIENASFRIAKGDRIGLVGRNGAGKTTLTKCLAGEGTPAGGTITSSGEVGYLPQDPRTGDLDVLARDRILSARGLDEILRRMRENEERMANGKGATREKAMKKYERLETEFLTKGGYAAEAEAATIAAALSLPDRVLGQPLHTLSGGQRRRVELARILFSDADTLLLDEPTNHLDADSIVWLRDYLKSYRGGFIVISHDVDLVETVVNKVFYLDANRSQIDVYNMGWKLYQQQREADEKRRKRERQNAEKKAAALNSQADKMRAKATKTVAAQNMAKRADRLLAGLEAVRVSDKVAKLRFPEPSPCGKTPLMAEGLSKSYGSLEIFTDVDLAIDKGSRVVILGLNGAGKTTLLRLLGEAEKPDTGEIIKGHGLKLGYYAQEHETLDPERTVLENMRSAAPDLDLVEVRKTLGSFLFSGDDVDKPAGVLSGGEKTRLALATLVVSSANVLLLDEPTNNLDPASREEILGALRTYKGAVVLVTHDEGAVEALQPERIILLPDGVEDLWGADYRDLVALA from the coding sequence GTGATCACCGCTTCCGGCATCGAGCTGCGCGCCGGCGCCCGCGTCCTCATCGAAAACGCGTCCTTCCGCATCGCCAAGGGCGACCGCATCGGCCTCGTCGGCCGCAACGGCGCCGGTAAGACCACCCTCACCAAATGCCTCGCCGGGGAGGGCACCCCCGCCGGCGGGACGATCACCTCCTCCGGTGAGGTCGGCTACCTCCCGCAGGACCCGCGCACCGGAGACCTCGACGTCCTCGCCCGGGACCGCATCCTCTCCGCCCGCGGCCTGGACGAGATCCTGCGCCGGATGCGCGAGAACGAGGAGCGGATGGCGAACGGCAAGGGCGCCACCCGCGAGAAGGCGATGAAGAAGTACGAGCGCCTGGAGACGGAGTTCCTCACCAAGGGCGGGTACGCCGCCGAAGCCGAGGCCGCCACCATCGCCGCGGCCCTCAGCCTTCCGGACCGCGTGCTGGGCCAGCCGTTGCACACCCTCTCCGGTGGTCAGCGCCGCCGTGTCGAGCTCGCCCGCATCCTCTTCTCGGACGCCGACACCCTGCTCCTCGACGAGCCCACCAACCACCTGGACGCCGACTCCATCGTCTGGCTGCGCGACTACCTCAAGTCGTACCGGGGCGGCTTCATCGTGATCTCCCACGACGTCGACCTCGTGGAGACGGTCGTCAACAAGGTCTTCTACCTCGACGCCAACCGGTCCCAGATCGACGTCTACAACATGGGCTGGAAGCTCTACCAGCAGCAGCGCGAGGCCGACGAGAAGCGCCGCAAGCGTGAGCGCCAGAACGCCGAGAAGAAGGCCGCCGCCCTCAACTCGCAGGCCGACAAGATGCGCGCCAAGGCCACCAAGACCGTCGCGGCCCAGAACATGGCCAAGCGCGCCGACCGGCTGCTCGCCGGGCTGGAGGCCGTCCGCGTCTCCGACAAGGTCGCCAAGCTGCGCTTCCCGGAGCCCTCGCCCTGCGGCAAGACCCCGCTCATGGCGGAGGGCCTGTCCAAGTCGTACGGCTCGCTGGAGATCTTCACCGACGTCGACCTCGCGATCGACAAGGGCTCCCGCGTCGTCATCCTGGGCCTCAACGGCGCCGGGAAGACCACGCTGCTGCGGCTCCTCGGCGAGGCCGAGAAGCCCGACACCGGCGAGATCATCAAGGGCCACGGCCTCAAGCTCGGTTACTACGCCCAGGAACACGAGACCCTCGACCCGGAGCGCACGGTCCTGGAGAACATGCGCTCCGCGGCCCCGGACCTCGACCTCGTGGAGGTCCGCAAGACCCTCGGCTCGTTCCTCTTCTCCGGCGACGACGTGGACAAGCCCGCGGGCGTCCTGTCCGGCGGCGAGAAGACCCGGCTGGCCCTGGCCACGCTGGTCGTCTCCTCGGCCAACGTCCTGCTTCTCGACGAGCCCACCAACAACCTCGACCCGGCCAGCCGCGAGGAGATCCTCGGCGCGCTGCGGACCTACAAGGGCGCGGTCGTCCTCGTCACGCACGACGAGGGCGCGGTGGAGGCGCTCCAGCCCGAGCGCATCATCCTGCTCCCCGACGGCGTCGAGGACCTCTGGGGCGCCGACTACCGCGACCTGGTCGCCCTGGCCTGA
- a CDS encoding Asp23/Gls24 family envelope stress response protein: MSETTTQRPGPDASGDDRGRSLTKRGGGDAGARGRTTIADGVVEKIAGLAARDVDGVHAMGGGLSRSFGAMRDRVPGGGGKSPARGVKAEVGESQAALDLEIVVDYGVAIHEVARDVRENVVAAVERMTGLEVVEVNIAVSDVKLPDEEDDEDDGSSSRVQ; the protein is encoded by the coding sequence ATGAGTGAGACCACCACGCAGCGCCCCGGCCCGGACGCCTCCGGCGACGACCGGGGCCGAAGCCTGACCAAGCGCGGCGGCGGCGACGCCGGTGCCCGCGGGCGCACCACGATCGCGGACGGGGTCGTCGAGAAGATCGCCGGACTGGCGGCCCGCGACGTCGACGGTGTGCACGCCATGGGCGGCGGGCTCTCCCGCAGCTTCGGCGCCATGCGCGACCGGGTGCCCGGCGGGGGTGGCAAGTCGCCCGCCCGCGGGGTGAAGGCCGAGGTCGGCGAGTCGCAGGCCGCGCTCGACCTGGAGATCGTCGTCGACTACGGCGTGGCCATCCACGAGGTGGCCCGTGACGTCCGCGAGAACGTCGTCGCCGCAGTGGAGCGGATGACCGGGCTCGAAGTGGTCGAGGTCAACATCGCGGTCAGCGACGTGAAGCTGCCCGACGAGGAGGACGACGAGGACGACGGGTCCTCCTCCCGGGTCCAGTAG